A DNA window from Chryseobacterium sp. MEBOG06 contains the following coding sequences:
- a CDS encoding ferritin produces MNTKRLSTSIEKALSDQMNKEIHASHIFLSYGIWADDKGYQGIANFLYRHAQEERNHSIKFMEYILNRGGKPKVNAIPAPPADPKTLTACFDGVFKHEVDNTTAIYKIVDLSMEEKDWATWNFMQWFVQEQIEEETLAQSLIDKLKIAGGDRATDESLFTLDKTLQSTPNDVPLAQQATGSNP; encoded by the coding sequence ATGAATACCAAAAGACTTTCCACAAGCATAGAAAAAGCGCTTAGCGATCAGATGAACAAGGAAATTCATGCATCACATATTTTTTTATCCTATGGAATTTGGGCCGATGACAAAGGCTATCAGGGAATTGCCAACTTTCTTTACCGCCATGCTCAGGAAGAAAGAAATCACTCCATCAAGTTCATGGAATATATTTTGAACAGAGGTGGAAAGCCAAAAGTTAATGCAATACCTGCCCCTCCTGCAGATCCGAAAACACTTACTGCCTGTTTTGACGGTGTTTTTAAACATGAAGTAGACAATACTACAGCCATCTACAAAATTGTGGACCTTTCTATGGAAGAAAAGGACTGGGCAACCTGGAACTTTATGCAATGGTTTGTACAGGAACAAATTGAAGAAGAAACTTTAGCGCAGAGTTTGATTGACAAATTAAAAATTGCAGGAGGAGATAGAGCAACTGATGAATCATTATTTACTTTAGATAAAACATTACAGTCAACTCCAAATGACGTTCCGCTGGCTCAGCAAGCTACCGGAAGCAACCCATAA
- a CDS encoding glycoside hydrolase family 10 protein, giving the protein MKMNTLKLIVLSGVLASFTACSTQNNAVKANTPSKSTTKSNNNISAPKPPVATTKPVMPPAEDTFRTNLPEIKREFRGAWIASVANINWPSRNDLTVEQQKAEAVNMLDILKNNNFNAAIFQIRPSADALYTSNIEPWSYFLTGETGAAPSPNYDPLQFWIEEAHKRGLELHVWLNPYRAHHTNGGSVNKLSMANKLSDIVVRLKNGMYWFDPANPKTQGHVSNVVKDIVKRYDIDAVHFDDYFYPYAAYNKGADFPDNATWNAYVGSGGTLSRADWRRDNVNKFVERIYKEIHAEKNNVKFGISPFGIWKPGYPAGVVGSSQYDELYADAKLWLNKGWVDYFSPQLYWPIDSKGQNFEALLSWWQSENTMNRHLWPGLNTVEIKVSDRPSEIKNQIEVSRKILKNDAGEIHWSIAGLTKNPNMLPALKNGPYNEKALIPKSPWIKTVPLQTPTLFITDNGSFAQTNWSIKNAADVFQWVLFTQYNGVWQTEILTLDNLSKDIPKFKDGKKLNAVAIKAIDRLGNESDYTARKIK; this is encoded by the coding sequence ATGAAAATGAATACACTAAAGTTAATCGTTTTATCAGGGGTTTTAGCGTCTTTTACAGCTTGTTCTACTCAGAATAATGCAGTAAAAGCTAATACTCCTTCAAAAAGTACGACAAAGTCCAATAACAATATATCAGCCCCCAAACCACCTGTTGCAACCACAAAACCTGTTATGCCACCCGCAGAAGATACTTTCAGGACTAATCTTCCGGAAATAAAAAGAGAATTCCGTGGAGCATGGATCGCAAGCGTGGCTAATATCAACTGGCCGTCAAGAAATGATCTTACCGTAGAACAACAGAAAGCGGAAGCAGTCAATATGCTTGATATATTGAAAAATAATAATTTCAATGCAGCGATCTTCCAGATCAGACCCTCGGCAGATGCTTTGTATACGAGTAATATTGAGCCGTGGTCTTATTTCCTGACCGGTGAAACTGGAGCAGCACCTTCTCCAAACTATGATCCCCTTCAGTTTTGGATAGAAGAAGCTCACAAAAGAGGATTGGAGCTTCATGTCTGGCTGAATCCTTACCGTGCCCATCATACCAATGGAGGCTCCGTAAATAAGCTCTCTATGGCTAATAAGCTTTCCGATATTGTCGTAAGACTTAAGAACGGAATGTACTGGTTTGATCCTGCTAACCCGAAAACACAAGGTCATGTCTCCAACGTGGTAAAAGACATTGTGAAAAGATATGATATTGATGCTGTTCATTTTGATGATTATTTCTATCCCTATGCCGCATACAATAAAGGAGCAGATTTTCCGGACAATGCAACCTGGAATGCCTACGTAGGTAGTGGGGGAACATTATCCAGGGCAGACTGGAGAAGAGATAACGTTAATAAATTTGTAGAAAGGATCTATAAAGAAATTCATGCAGAAAAAAATAATGTGAAATTTGGGATCAGCCCTTTCGGAATCTGGAAACCGGGGTATCCGGCAGGAGTTGTAGGCTCTTCACAATATGACGAGTTGTATGCAGACGCCAAATTATGGCTGAATAAAGGATGGGTAGATTACTTTTCTCCCCAGCTCTATTGGCCGATTGATTCTAAGGGACAAAATTTTGAAGCTTTACTAAGCTGGTGGCAGTCTGAAAATACGATGAACCGCCATTTATGGCCCGGATTAAATACGGTTGAAATCAAAGTGTCAGACCGCCCTTCAGAAATTAAAAATCAAATTGAGGTTTCAAGAAAGATACTTAAAAATGATGCCGGCGAAATCCACTGGAGTATTGCCGGACTTACAAAGAACCCAAATATGCTTCCTGCTCTGAAAAACGGTCCCTATAATGAGAAAGCCTTGATTCCGAAGTCTCCATGGATAAAAACGGTTCCATTGCAGACTCCTACACTGTTTATTACAGACAATGGAAGCTTTGCACAGACAAACTGGAGTATAAAAAATGCAGCAGATGTTTTCCAGTGGGTACTTTTCACACAGTATAATGGTGTATGGCAGACAGAGATCCTGACACTTGATAACCTTTCAAAAGATATTCCCAAATTTAAAGACGGCAAAAAGCTGAATGCGGTGGCTATTAAAGCGATTGACAGATTAGGAAACGAAAGCGATTATACAGCCAGAAAGATCAAATAA
- a CDS encoding helix-turn-helix domain-containing protein: MEKIAHTSLEDFYREMASKLGQDLESIFPKGLHKDIGHFNVFDIAQTIEKAKSTSEMPYNRRRYYKISFIKGKNRAEYADKVISIRQNALLFATPKVPYHWIPEDPEQSGSFCVFTEDFFIKDKSYYNLEDLPIFQPGGVPVFEIDDELAEEIEYLFKKIKKEISSDYIFKYDLIRNYVLELIHYGQKLQPATKISALNDASMRVVSLFIELLERQFPIESSEQRLQLKTAKDYADRLAVHVNYLNKKLKDNTGKTTTELISDRIIQEAKILLRQTKWNVSEISYALGFEEIAHFSNFFKRKTSFTPLEFRS, encoded by the coding sequence ATGGAAAAAATAGCCCATACTTCACTGGAAGATTTCTATAGAGAAATGGCTTCAAAATTAGGCCAGGATCTGGAAAGTATTTTTCCCAAGGGTCTTCATAAAGATATTGGTCATTTCAATGTATTTGATATTGCCCAGACCATAGAAAAAGCAAAATCTACTTCTGAAATGCCCTATAATAGAAGGAGATATTATAAAATAAGTTTTATCAAAGGGAAGAACAGAGCAGAATATGCAGACAAGGTAATTTCTATACGACAGAATGCCCTGTTATTTGCCACTCCTAAAGTTCCTTACCACTGGATCCCTGAAGATCCTGAGCAGTCTGGAAGTTTCTGTGTATTTACGGAAGATTTCTTTATCAAAGATAAATCCTATTATAATCTTGAAGATCTGCCTATATTCCAGCCTGGTGGAGTTCCTGTATTCGAAATTGACGATGAGCTGGCAGAAGAAATAGAATATCTCTTTAAGAAAATAAAAAAAGAAATCAGTTCGGATTATATCTTTAAATATGACCTGATCAGAAATTATGTGCTGGAATTGATTCACTACGGACAAAAACTACAGCCGGCGACCAAAATATCTGCATTAAATGACGCTTCAATGAGAGTTGTTTCTCTGTTTATAGAGTTACTGGAAAGACAGTTCCCTATTGAATCTTCAGAACAGAGACTGCAGTTGAAAACAGCAAAGGATTATGCAGACAGACTGGCCGTACATGTTAATTATTTAAATAAAAAACTAAAAGATAATACAGGGAAAACCACTACAGAGCTAATCTCTGACCGGATCATTCAGGAGGCAAAAATTCTTTTAAGACAAACGAAATGGAATGTTTCTGAAATATCTTATGCCTTAGGCTTTGAAGAAATAGCCCATTTTTCAAACTTCTTTAAAAGGAAAACCTCTTTTACTCCTTTAGAATTTCGGTCATGA
- the ychF gene encoding redox-regulated ATPase YchF, which produces MKCGIVGLPNVGKSTLFNCLSNAKAQSANYPFCTIEPNLGTVSVPDERLFELEKIVKPERVLPAVVEIVDIAGLVKGASKGEGLGNQFLANIRECEAIVHVLRCFDNGNIIHVEGSVDPLRDKEIIDIELQLKDLETVGKAVEKAKKFIKSGKKEDILTFETLQNLQKFLEDGKNAREFATDDFTKSIIGEVQLLTNKPVLYVCNVDENSIKNGNDWIGKIEEMAQNEGAEVVVLAAQIEADINELETFEEREIFLEELGLKEPGVNRLIRKAYDLLKLQTYFTAGVKEVRAWTIGQGWTAPQAAGVIHTDFEKGFIRAEVIKYEDYLHYGSEVKIKEAGKLSVEGKEYIVQDGDIMHFRFNV; this is translated from the coding sequence ATGAAATGTGGAATCGTAGGCCTGCCGAATGTAGGTAAATCAACACTTTTTAACTGTCTGAGCAACGCAAAAGCTCAGTCAGCAAACTATCCTTTCTGTACTATTGAACCCAACTTAGGGACGGTTTCAGTACCGGATGAAAGACTGTTTGAACTGGAGAAAATAGTAAAACCTGAAAGAGTTTTGCCTGCTGTAGTTGAAATCGTTGATATTGCAGGTCTTGTAAAAGGAGCCAGCAAAGGAGAAGGATTGGGGAACCAGTTCTTGGCAAACATCCGTGAGTGTGAGGCAATTGTACACGTTTTAAGATGTTTTGATAATGGAAATATTATTCACGTTGAAGGTTCAGTAGATCCTTTAAGAGATAAAGAAATCATTGATATTGAATTGCAGCTGAAAGACCTTGAAACAGTAGGGAAAGCAGTAGAAAAAGCTAAGAAGTTTATCAAATCTGGGAAGAAAGAAGATATTCTTACTTTCGAAACACTTCAGAATTTACAGAAATTCCTTGAAGACGGTAAAAATGCAAGAGAATTTGCTACTGATGATTTTACAAAATCAATCATTGGAGAAGTTCAGCTTTTAACCAATAAACCGGTACTTTACGTTTGTAATGTAGATGAGAATTCTATTAAAAACGGGAACGACTGGATTGGGAAGATTGAAGAAATGGCTCAAAATGAAGGTGCTGAAGTTGTAGTATTAGCTGCTCAGATTGAAGCAGATATCAACGAATTGGAAACCTTTGAAGAAAGAGAAATATTCCTTGAAGAGTTAGGTCTTAAGGAGCCAGGAGTAAACCGTCTGATCAGAAAAGCTTATGATCTTTTAAAACTTCAGACTTATTTTACCGCTGGAGTAAAAGAAGTAAGAGCATGGACTATTGGACAGGGATGGACAGCTCCACAGGCTGCCGGAGTGATTCACACAGACTTTGAAAAAGGTTTCATCCGTGCAGAAGTAATTAAATACGAAGATTATCTTCATTACGGTTCTGAGGTAAAAATAAAAGAAGCCGGAAAACTTTCTGTTGAAGGTAAAGAATATATCGTTCAGGATGGTGACATCATGCACTTTAGATTCAATGTATAA